Proteins encoded within one genomic window of Thioploca ingrica:
- a CDS encoding methylase yields the protein MKPLKLTMQQIWRQRRMSVFLMRMKVKNGYKIIDLGGTPELWETVDLDLEITLLNLSHVTHYQPSTLRHSYQFITGDACHINGLIDNTFDLVFSNSVIEHVGPVSQQQAFAETVRQLAPRYWIQTPSLWFPIEAHCNLPLWWFYPQFFQQAWIRRWQQQGREFLWRQMTETRLLTLNRLKFLFPEAQVYTEYVVGFPKSYSMYYL from the coding sequence ATGAAACCACTTAAGTTAACCATGCAACAGATTTGGCGTCAACGTCGTATGTCAGTATTTTTGATGAGAATGAAGGTTAAAAACGGCTATAAGATAATTGATTTGGGTGGAACACCAGAGTTATGGGAAACGGTTGATCTCGATTTAGAGATTACTTTATTAAATTTATCTCATGTAACCCATTATCAACCCAGTACTTTGAGACATTCTTATCAGTTCATCACCGGAGATGCTTGCCATATCAATGGGTTAATTGATAATACCTTTGATTTAGTTTTCAGTAATAGTGTCATAGAACATGTTGGTCCAGTTAGTCAACAACAAGCTTTCGCTGAAACAGTACGTCAATTAGCGCCTCGTTATTGGATTCAAACACCTTCGTTATGGTTTCCGATTGAGGCACATTGTAATTTGCCGCTATGGTGGTTTTATCCACAATTTTTTCAACAGGCTTGGATACGTCGCTGGCAACAACAAGGACGAGAATTTCTTTGGAGACAAATGACTGAAACTCGGCTGTTAACACTCAATCGGCTTAAGTTTCTCTTTCCGGAAGCACAAGTTTATACCGAATATGTCGTAGGATTTCCTAAATCTTATTCAATGTACTATTTATAA
- a CDS encoding Fe-S oxidoreductase yields the protein MQLIKFIKLGRRHLTQRVTEELYLNWGYDTTKPLSIRGDVTNQCNYQCRYCNTWKNTKDSEEMSISQWQIALTSLKKWLGPYVIQFTGGGEPFTKKNLVDLLQFCHREGIQWGVCTNGSAFNFSNVETIVSAEPMNIDISVDSATAAIHDFVRGTPHSLDNITKGIKLLTAERDRRGLKFPIRIKPTVHSYNFRTLPELVDWATQVGATTIDFSPVRLAAQQQVKSELWIKPGELESLRQIVETLIRMKQEGAPIETSDDRLRSYPTHFLEQPINTGISPCRVGLRHYYIKSNGEVITCWFYPAIGNVKDQSAKSIWYSDKAKQIRAQTVKCTRFGSIDCANSCLARRSFIQEIKRALLFLRQ from the coding sequence ATGCAGCTAATCAAGTTTATCAAGTTAGGCAGACGACATCTCACTCAACGAGTAACAGAAGAACTTTATTTAAACTGGGGCTACGATACGACCAAGCCATTATCAATTCGAGGTGACGTGACTAATCAATGCAATTACCAATGCCGTTACTGTAATACTTGGAAAAATACTAAAGATAGTGAGGAAATGTCTATCTCACAATGGCAAATAGCCTTAACCAGCTTAAAGAAATGGCTGGGCCCATATGTTATTCAGTTTACTGGCGGAGGTGAACCCTTTACTAAGAAAAATTTAGTTGATTTATTACAATTTTGTCATCGTGAGGGCATTCAATGGGGTGTTTGCACCAACGGCTCCGCTTTTAATTTCTCTAATGTCGAAACAATAGTTTCAGCAGAACCCATGAACATAGATATCTCTGTCGACAGTGCGACAGCAGCAATTCATGATTTTGTTCGAGGAACACCCCATTCGCTAGATAACATTACCAAAGGAATTAAATTGTTAACAGCCGAGCGCGACCGGCGGGGTTTAAAATTTCCTATAAGAATTAAACCCACTGTTCATTCTTATAATTTTCGTACTTTGCCTGAACTCGTTGATTGGGCAACACAAGTTGGTGCAACCACTATCGATTTTAGTCCAGTTCGGTTAGCAGCTCAGCAACAAGTTAAGTCAGAACTTTGGATTAAACCGGGTGAGTTGGAATCATTGCGACAAATTGTTGAAACCTTGATTAGGATGAAACAGGAGGGAGCACCAATAGAAACCAGTGATGATAGACTTCGTAGTTATCCAACACATTTTTTAGAACAACCTATCAATACGGGAATTTCACCTTGTCGGGTTGGGTTACGTCATTACTACATCAAAAGTAATGGTGAAGTTATAACCTGTTGGTTTTATCCAGCTATTGGCAATGTCAAAGATCAAAGTGCCAAAAGCATTTGGTATAGTGATAAAGCTAAACAAATTCGTGCTCAAACAGTAAAATGTACCCGCTTTGGATCGATTGATTGCGCCAATTCGTGCCTGGCTCGTCGATCTTTTATACAAGAAATTAAGCGTGCTTTACTATTTCTTCGCCAATGA
- a CDS encoding chromosome partitioning ATPase, with the protein MITVIGNLKGGSGKSTVTFNLALWLIQAGKNVLVYDLDPQATLSDAVQVRQEENYQPTLSVLTHLKKPQSNHQEVLIDVGAANMAGMKEAASIADRIVVPVLPGQADIWSTQRFLNLIINDFKIKPLPQVLAFINRADTHIGIHESDEAEQALSSLPGIKVINSRLCQRVVYRRSFSEGLAVFELEPSNKAVAEFEQLAKQLYSQPNSKPKPKRKK; encoded by the coding sequence ATGATCACAGTAATTGGTAATCTCAAAGGTGGTTCTGGTAAAAGCACAGTAACCTTTAATTTAGCTTTATGGTTAATACAAGCCGGCAAGAATGTGCTCGTTTATGATCTAGATCCACAAGCCACTCTCAGCGACGCTGTACAAGTCCGTCAAGAGGAAAATTATCAACCCACTTTGTCGGTACTAACCCATTTGAAAAAACCTCAATCTAATCATCAAGAAGTATTGATTGACGTCGGTGCTGCGAATATGGCGGGGATGAAGGAAGCGGCTTCCATAGCCGACCGAATTGTCGTACCGGTATTACCTGGTCAAGCTGATATTTGGTCTACGCAACGCTTTTTAAACCTGATTATCAACGATTTTAAAATTAAACCACTTCCCCAGGTTTTGGCTTTTATTAATCGTGCGGATACTCATATTGGTATTCATGAATCTGATGAAGCCGAACAAGCGTTAAGTAGCCTTCCTGGCATTAAGGTAATAAACAGCCGCTTATGTCAACGAGTGGTTTATCGCCGCTCCTTTAGTGAAGGGCTAGCGGTATTTGAACTGGAACCTTCTAATAAAGCCGTAGCTGAATTTGAACAATTAGCTAAGCAACTTTATTCTCAACCCAATTCCAAGCCGAAGCCGAAACGGAAAAAATAA
- a CDS encoding lysyl-tRNA synthetase-like protein GenX — MTEPFWQPTASLDTLRLRAQLYRHIRHFFAARQVMEVETPILSAGCVPEPMIEPLYTQYHGPGANRLFLHTSPELAMKRLLAAGSGAIYQITKVFRDNEMGRWHNPEFTLLEWYRPGFNQAELIQEVDELLQTLLHCAPAERLSYCTLFEQQVGLHPLHTPLSTLQEYVKPWGIDSVARLDRDSCLQLILTHQIEPQLGQHRPTVIIDFPASQSALARKKVTDPTLAERFEVYIQGLELANGFYELTDPIEQRQRFEQDRLKRTMLNQPTYPLDERFLAALTAGLPDCAGVALGLDRLLMLITKASHIEEVIAFPINYA, encoded by the coding sequence ATGACCGAACCTTTTTGGCAACCGACTGCTAGCTTGGACACACTGCGGTTACGAGCACAATTATATCGCCATATTCGTCATTTTTTTGCTGCCCGCCAAGTGATGGAAGTGGAAACGCCCATCTTGTCGGCGGGCTGTGTTCCAGAACCGATGATCGAACCCCTTTACACTCAGTATCACGGTCCTGGTGCTAACCGTTTGTTCTTGCACACTTCGCCGGAGTTAGCGATGAAACGTTTGTTAGCCGCAGGCAGTGGCGCTATTTATCAGATTACCAAAGTGTTTCGGGATAATGAAATGGGACGATGGCATAATCCAGAATTTACCTTATTGGAATGGTATCGCCCTGGCTTTAATCAAGCTGAATTAATTCAAGAAGTTGATGAATTGCTCCAAACGCTATTACACTGTGCACCTGCAGAACGGTTAAGTTACTGCACTTTGTTTGAACAACAGGTTGGTTTGCATCCGTTGCACACCCCTTTGTCCACTTTACAGGAATATGTGAAACCGTGGGGTATTGATTCAGTAGCTCGCTTAGATCGGGATAGTTGTTTACAATTGATTCTAACTCACCAAATTGAACCACAATTAGGACAGCACCGTCCCACGGTAATTATTGATTTTCCGGCTAGTCAATCGGCGTTAGCTCGAAAAAAAGTTACTGATCCAACCTTAGCTGAACGTTTTGAAGTCTATATTCAAGGTCTTGAATTAGCTAATGGTTTTTATGAATTAACTGATCCCATCGAACAACGACAACGTTTTGAACAAGATCGACTCAAAAGAACTATGCTTAACCAACCCACTTATCCATTAGATGAACGTTTCTTAGCTGCTTTGACTGCCGGCTTACCTGACTGTGCTGGTGTTGCCTTGGGTTTAGATCGGTTATTAATGTTAATCACCAAAGCTTCCCATATTGAGGAAGTCATTGCTTTTCCAATTAATTACGCTTGA
- a CDS encoding peptidase M22, glycoprotease → MKLLTLDTSTDACSCALYLDGEIRDHSVIAPRQHTTLILPMIAKLLATAELKPTQLDGIAFGCGPGSFTGLRIAAGITQGIAFAADIPVAPISCLATLAQAAYLENGIEKVLAAIDARMNEVYFGKYLVDKEGIMQLEDEEIVAAPATIHLPTTQGWYGIGTGWASYAHELTAQLEDKLQGYQGEKYPQARAIVPLARVAFAAGQVVSAADALPVYLRNQVVSL, encoded by the coding sequence ATGAAACTACTGACTCTTGATACCTCCACTGACGCCTGTTCTTGTGCTTTATATCTCGATGGTGAAATCCGAGATCACTCGGTGATAGCACCGCGTCAACATACCACTTTAATTTTACCGATGATAGCTAAACTTTTAGCAACAGCGGAGTTAAAACCGACTCAATTAGATGGAATTGCTTTTGGATGCGGTCCGGGCAGTTTTACTGGCTTACGAATCGCTGCTGGAATAACGCAAGGAATCGCTTTTGCGGCGGATATTCCAGTGGCACCGATTTCTTGTTTAGCGACTTTAGCGCAAGCGGCTTATCTTGAAAACGGGATAGAAAAAGTGTTAGCGGCTATTGATGCGCGGATGAATGAGGTGTATTTTGGAAAATATCTTGTTGATAAAGAAGGAATTATGCAATTAGAAGATGAAGAAATTGTGGCTGCTCCAGCAACGATTCACTTACCAACAACCCAGGGTTGGTATGGTATCGGTACCGGTTGGGCTAGTTATGCTCATGAATTAACAGCCCAATTGGAAGATAAACTTCAAGGTTATCAAGGTGAAAAATATCCCCAAGCCCGTGCGATAGTTCCTTTAGCACGAGTGGCTTTTGCAGCGGGACAAGTGGTGAGTGCTGCCGATGCTTTGCCGGTTTATCTGCGTAATCAAGTGGTTTCATTGTAA
- a CDS encoding DNA-directed DNA polymerase: protein MNKAMFNNDTLVLIDGSNYLYRAFHALPPLSNSQGMPTGAVYGITNMLKSLLAEYQPQYAAVVFDAKEKTFREELYPDYKANRSAMPTELVSQISLTHEIVQALGLPLLMVSGVEADDVIGTLAKQAESLGMSTLIFTGDKDFTQLVNNAIILIDSMKQTRLDVQGVIDKFGIPPELMLDYLCLIGDSVDNIPGVDKVGPKTAVKWLTTYGSLAQIIAAADDIKGKVGENLRTALPHLPLTRQLLTIRADVPLAYTPRQLQVKPYDISKLRQLFTQLEFKKWLAALPAEEIPATGSTRDETDQAKGIAKSSYHTVLTQAEFDNWLNRLQTAPLFAVDTETTSLDYLEAELVGISLAIQAGEAVYVPLAHDYLGVPPQLPREQVLAALKPLLENPQQLKVGHHLKYDAHIFANYGIELQGIAFDTLLESYVLNSTATSHSLNALASQYLQVETITFEDIAGKGKKQLTFNQIHLDKAAAYAAADADITLQLHQKLWPQLQQFPPVQQIFTEVEIPLISVLKRIERNGVLIDATQLHEQSTFLAQRLQMLEQAAYELAGIEFNLNSPKQLQTILFDRLKLPVLQKTPHHDPSTAVEVLEELAIDYPLPQLILEHRQLSKLKSTYTDALPRQINPRTGRIHTSYHQAVVVTGRLSSSQPNLQNIPIRTAEGRRIRQAFIAPPGYRLLAADYSQIELRIMAHLSGDQGLLAAFTSGQDIHRHTAAEIFAIPIEAVTTEQRRQAKAINFGLMYGMQAFGLAKQLGIQRDEAQTYIKTYFARYPAVKTYLEQVRNKAKQSGYVETVLGRRLFIPDIHSRNPQRRQYAERSAINAPMQGTAADLIKMAMLKIDNWIQSQHPDIKMIMQVHDELVFEVAESIIAAAKIVIVEAMSQVAQLKVPLVVDVGIGMNWEEAH, encoded by the coding sequence TTGAACAAAGCCATGTTTAATAACGACACTCTGGTTTTAATCGATGGATCTAATTATCTCTACCGTGCTTTCCATGCTTTACCACCGCTCAGTAATTCTCAAGGTATGCCCACCGGTGCTGTGTATGGCATAACCAATATGCTGAAAAGTTTGTTGGCTGAGTATCAACCTCAATATGCGGCGGTCGTATTTGATGCCAAAGAAAAAACTTTTCGAGAAGAACTTTATCCTGATTACAAAGCGAATCGCTCAGCCATGCCAACTGAACTGGTTTCACAAATTTCACTGACTCATGAAATAGTTCAAGCTTTAGGTTTGCCTTTATTGATGGTCAGTGGAGTGGAAGCGGATGATGTCATCGGCACCTTAGCTAAACAAGCTGAATCGCTGGGAATGTCGACCCTGATTTTCACGGGTGATAAAGATTTTACTCAGTTAGTTAATAACGCCATTATTTTAATTGACAGCATGAAACAGACTCGCCTCGATGTGCAAGGGGTGATTGATAAATTTGGCATTCCTCCCGAACTCATGTTAGATTATCTATGTCTCATTGGTGATAGTGTCGATAATATTCCTGGGGTTGATAAAGTTGGACCCAAAACGGCGGTAAAATGGTTAACCACGTATGGTTCTTTAGCACAAATAATCGCAGCGGCAGATGATATCAAAGGTAAGGTGGGCGAAAATTTACGCACGGCTTTACCTCATTTACCGTTAACCCGGCAGTTATTAACCATTCGAGCTGATGTGCCTTTAGCTTATACACCCCGACAATTGCAGGTAAAGCCTTATGATATCAGTAAATTACGGCAATTATTTACCCAATTAGAATTCAAAAAATGGTTAGCCGCATTGCCGGCGGAGGAAATTCCAGCCACCGGTTCTACTCGAGATGAAACTGACCAAGCTAAAGGGATTGCTAAATCAAGCTATCATACGGTATTAACTCAGGCTGAGTTTGATAATTGGTTGAATCGATTACAAACCGCGCCGCTGTTCGCAGTTGATACCGAAACCACTAGTCTTGACTATCTAGAAGCTGAGCTAGTTGGCATTTCATTGGCGATACAAGCTGGGGAAGCAGTCTATGTGCCTTTAGCGCATGATTACCTTGGCGTACCTCCCCAATTACCACGTGAGCAGGTGCTTGCTGCCCTGAAACCCTTGTTGGAAAATCCGCAGCAACTGAAAGTGGGACATCATTTAAAATATGATGCTCACATTTTCGCTAATTATGGCATTGAATTACAAGGCATCGCTTTTGATACCCTATTAGAATCTTATGTGCTCAATAGCACGGCGACTTCCCATAGTTTGAATGCGTTAGCGAGTCAATATCTTCAAGTTGAAACCATTACTTTTGAAGACATCGCGGGTAAAGGTAAAAAACAACTCACCTTTAATCAAATTCATTTGGATAAGGCCGCCGCTTATGCCGCTGCCGATGCGGATATCACTTTGCAATTGCATCAAAAATTATGGCCACAACTGCAACAGTTTCCTCCAGTTCAACAAATTTTTACTGAAGTTGAGATACCCTTAATTTCTGTCCTGAAACGGATAGAGCGCAACGGAGTTCTTATTGATGCCACGCAATTGCACGAACAAAGTACCTTTTTAGCGCAACGGTTACAAATGCTGGAGCAAGCGGCTTATGAACTGGCGGGAATAGAATTTAATCTCAATTCCCCTAAACAATTACAAACCATTTTATTTGACCGGTTAAAATTACCCGTTCTCCAGAAAACTCCGCATCACGATCCTTCCACAGCGGTTGAAGTCTTAGAAGAATTAGCGATCGATTACCCGTTACCACAATTGATTTTAGAACATCGTCAGCTCAGTAAACTTAAATCGACTTATACCGATGCGTTACCGCGACAAATTAATCCCCGAACCGGACGCATTCATACCTCTTATCATCAAGCAGTGGTAGTGACCGGGCGATTATCTTCAAGTCAGCCTAATTTACAAAATATTCCCATCCGTACTGCTGAAGGACGACGAATTCGACAGGCTTTTATTGCGCCACCCGGTTATCGATTATTAGCTGCCGACTATTCCCAAATTGAATTAAGAATCATGGCGCATTTGTCTGGTGATCAAGGTTTACTGGCGGCTTTTACGAGTGGGCAAGATATTCATCGTCATACCGCCGCCGAAATTTTTGCCATACCGATTGAGGCGGTTACTACTGAACAACGTCGCCAAGCGAAAGCGATTAATTTTGGTCTCATGTATGGGATGCAAGCCTTTGGTTTAGCGAAACAATTAGGGATACAGCGCGATGAAGCGCAAACTTATATTAAAACCTACTTTGCCCGTTATCCAGCCGTTAAAACTTACCTGGAACAGGTTCGGAATAAAGCCAAACAAAGCGGTTATGTTGAAACGGTATTAGGACGACGTTTATTTATTCCCGATATTCACTCGCGTAATCCCCAACGTCGGCAGTATGCTGAACGTAGCGCTATTAATGCCCCGATGCAAGGGACGGCTGCCGATTTAATTAAAATGGCGATGTTGAAAATTGATAACTGGATTCAAAGCCAGCATCCCGATATTAAAATGATAATGCAAGTCCATGATGAACTGGTTTTTGAAGTGGCAGAATCCATCATAGCAGCAGCCAAAATAGTTATTGTTGAGGCCATGAGTCAAGTTGCGCAATTAAAGGTGCCGTTGGTCGTGGATGTCGGTATTGGAATGAATTGGGAGGAAGCACATTAA
- a CDS encoding general secretory pathway protein K, protein MTLNILLLLTSYTQWHSKRTTLNQQSGAILIIVLWFLIIVTAMVATLASETRLSAQIVYYNKLALQNWNDTLKALAAAQMELLINTMPEPPGQGQQVPLSERKTRRYRFDGRVLDLAYPIPDTVTVRIYDHGGKINIRLPELRMRQLLEKRIGKDPDKIAALLDAWQDWIDSDDLKRTNGAEKDYYETLSPPYEPRNSQIETVEELLLIKGFAEAFKGVEIDAAFTVFTASDQNFSGSNQNRYQVNPNLATREALMLLPGLNEDLVNTILTKRREKEFKNMSDFNEFMQPEQLVEITPWMDFNSGTALKATYTIAIQTKNSETIDEKAKPESSEKKTKDNFEKADNQENNTTDSSSSESEPQQQRAYLVTVQPTGNNQKPKVLMVNPYGVLPDTRYETLVNQDDKSGKKQSTSENLKSENSK, encoded by the coding sequence ATGACACTTAATATTTTATTATTATTAACGAGTTATACCCAATGGCATTCTAAGCGAACCACCCTGAATCAACAAAGCGGTGCTATTCTTATCATTGTATTATGGTTTCTTATTATTGTGACTGCCATGGTAGCCACATTAGCCAGTGAGACTCGTTTGTCTGCACAGATAGTATATTACAACAAACTTGCATTACAAAATTGGAATGATACTCTCAAGGCATTAGCCGCTGCACAAATGGAATTACTTATTAATACGATGCCCGAGCCACCGGGTCAAGGACAACAAGTTCCTTTGAGCGAGCGTAAAACTAGACGTTACCGTTTTGATGGACGAGTACTAGATTTAGCTTATCCAATTCCGGATACGGTAACCGTTCGCATTTATGATCATGGTGGTAAAATTAATATTCGTTTACCAGAGCTACGCATGCGTCAATTGTTAGAAAAACGGATTGGTAAAGATCCTGATAAAATCGCAGCGCTATTAGATGCTTGGCAAGATTGGATTGATTCAGACGATTTGAAACGTACTAATGGTGCAGAAAAAGACTATTATGAAACGTTATCACCGCCTTATGAACCGCGTAATAGTCAGATAGAGACAGTAGAAGAATTATTGCTTATCAAAGGTTTTGCAGAAGCATTTAAAGGTGTTGAAATAGATGCCGCCTTTACCGTCTTTACCGCATCTGATCAGAACTTTTCCGGATCTAATCAGAATCGCTATCAGGTGAATCCCAATTTAGCTACGCGAGAAGCATTAATGTTATTACCTGGGCTCAATGAAGATCTTGTTAATACTATTCTCACTAAGCGGCGCGAAAAAGAATTTAAGAACATGAGTGATTTTAATGAATTTATGCAGCCAGAACAATTAGTTGAAATTACGCCGTGGATGGATTTTAATTCTGGTACTGCTTTAAAAGCCACTTATACAATAGCTATACAAACGAAAAATTCAGAAACAATTGACGAGAAAGCTAAGCCGGAATCATCAGAAAAAAAGACTAAAGATAACTTTGAAAAAGCTGATAATCAAGAAAATAACACCACCGATTCTTCATCATCGGAGTCAGAACCACAACAGCAACGGGCCTATCTCGTGACAGTACAACCGACCGGAAATAATCAAAAACCAAAAGTTCTTATGGTCAATCCTTATGGGGTATTACCGGATACTCGCTATGAAACGCTTGTTAATCAAGATGACAAAAGTGGGAAAAAACAATCTACCTCAGAGAATTTAAAATCAGAAAATTCAAAATAA